The following coding sequences lie in one Treponema socranskii subsp. buccale genomic window:
- a CDS encoding DUF2764 domain-containing protein, translating into MKQYYLVSQLPDISNAERALAITESYYRDLCSRFLSKAEVEVLNALSLVPPREPEPTGSEFLDAWYDRERSLRFALAQVRAQKMKRDAPQVPPSCTADIMQAARTAVGMDSPLSAEKFLYEYRTGVLDNLRPLDIFSVDAVYEYGIRLLLTARMKKFNKEAGTLAYRTMYDSILGETI; encoded by the coding sequence GTGAAGCAATATTATCTCGTTTCGCAGCTGCCCGACATTTCAAACGCCGAGCGCGCTCTTGCGATAACGGAAAGCTATTACCGCGATCTGTGTTCGCGCTTCCTTTCGAAAGCGGAAGTCGAAGTCTTAAACGCTCTTTCGCTCGTTCCGCCGAGAGAGCCGGAACCGACCGGTTCGGAATTTCTCGATGCGTGGTACGACAGGGAGCGGAGTCTCCGTTTTGCGCTCGCGCAAGTCCGCGCGCAAAAGATGAAGCGCGACGCACCGCAAGTGCCGCCGTCGTGTACGGCCGACATCATGCAGGCAGCCCGTACCGCAGTCGGTATGGACAGTCCTCTTTCCGCAGAAAAGTTTTTATACGAATACCGCACCGGAGTGCTCGACAATCTTCGTCCTTTGGATATCTTTTCCGTCGATGCCGTCTACGAGTACGGCATACGGCTTTTGCTCACTGCGCGCATGAAAAAATTCAACAAAGAAGCGGGTACTCTGGCATACCGCACTATGTACGATTCTATACTGGGAGAAACAATATGA
- the rd gene encoding rubredoxin, which produces MDKYECTVCGYVYDPEKGDPDGGIAPGTKWEDIPDDWVCPLCGAGKDSFQKK; this is translated from the coding sequence ATGGACAAATACGAATGCACCGTATGCGGGTACGTATACGACCCGGAAAAAGGCGATCCCGACGGCGGCATAGCGCCGGGCACGAAGTGGGAAGACATCCCCGACGATTGGGTATGCCCGTTGTGCGGCGCTGGAAAAGATTCGTTTCAAAAAAAATAA
- a CDS encoding V-type ATP synthase subunit D — protein sequence MAKIKLTKNEQKIQKDALKMYQRYLPTLTLKKQQLQTEIRAIDIKAREVRDARKALEKEFDEWIAVFADAESFGRDTVRVSNIRKGTGNIAGVKIPIYEGADFTRAEYDLYETPVWIDMAADRMERALELDLEAEVLDEQVRLLSKELRTTTQRVNLFEKVKIPEAKENIRKISVFLGDERVAAVVRSKISKRKLEAEAK from the coding sequence ATGGCGAAGATCAAGCTGACGAAAAACGAGCAAAAGATTCAAAAAGATGCGCTGAAAATGTATCAGCGCTATCTTCCGACACTTACGCTCAAAAAGCAGCAGCTCCAAACCGAAATTCGCGCCATCGACATAAAAGCGCGTGAAGTGCGCGATGCGCGTAAAGCGCTCGAAAAGGAATTCGACGAATGGATCGCCGTGTTCGCCGATGCCGAATCCTTCGGACGCGATACGGTGCGCGTAAGCAATATACGAAAAGGCACGGGCAATATCGCGGGCGTGAAGATTCCGATTTACGAAGGCGCCGATTTTACGAGAGCCGAGTACGATCTCTACGAAACGCCCGTGTGGATCGATATGGCGGCCGATCGCATGGAAAGAGCGCTCGAACTCGATTTGGAAGCGGAAGTGCTCGACGAACAGGTGCGCCTCCTTTCGAAAGAGCTTCGCACGACGACGCAGCGCGTCAACCTTTTCGAAAAAGTGAAGATTCCCGAAGCGAAAGAAAATATCAGAAAGATATCCGTGTTCCTCGGCGATGAAAGAGTCGCCGCAGTCGTGCGCAGTAAGATATCGAAGCGGAAACTGGAGGCTGAAGCGAAATGA
- a CDS encoding TIGR01440 family protein: MTMSRIIEDVKNAVNQLLSAAELKEGNILVVGCSSSEILGSKIGTASNEEAGREVFKAIYDIVRPSGIFLAAQCCEHLNRALVIEEACLEKYDYERVSVVPWIHAGGSFASAAYRLFEKPAVTEHIKADAGIDIGDTLIGMHLRDVAVPVRIGQKSIGEAHIVCARTRPRLIGGERARYTL, translated from the coding sequence ATGACTATGAGTCGAATTATCGAAGATGTAAAAAATGCCGTCAATCAATTGCTTTCAGCGGCAGAGCTGAAAGAAGGAAACATCCTCGTCGTCGGATGTTCTTCGAGCGAAATTCTCGGAAGCAAAATCGGAACGGCTTCGAACGAAGAGGCGGGAAGGGAAGTCTTTAAAGCGATATACGATATCGTTCGGCCGAGCGGCATATTCCTTGCAGCGCAGTGCTGCGAACATTTGAACCGTGCGCTCGTCATCGAAGAAGCCTGTTTGGAAAAATACGATTATGAGAGGGTTTCCGTCGTTCCGTGGATTCACGCCGGCGGCTCGTTTGCGTCGGCGGCGTACCGTCTGTTTGAAAAGCCCGCCGTTACCGAGCATATAAAAGCCGATGCCGGAATCGACATCGGCGATACGCTTATCGGCATGCATTTGCGCGATGTGGCCGTTCCCGTCCGCATCGGACAAAAAAGCATCGGAGAAGCGCACATCGTATGCGCGCGCACCCGTCCGCGTCTTATCGGCGGCGAGCGGGCACGCTATACCCTGTAA
- a CDS encoding V-type ATP synthase subunit E: MDVQLQELIDKIKKDGVASAEASAAEILADAEKKARAVVSDAEQKAEGIIKNAKAETGRMEKASEDAIAQAGRNMILSFRDSLIAELDRIIKTETAKAYSKELLVNLIPETVKAWTKHADAEELSVLLSEKDLKELESALTSALKDEIAKGLVLKSDKTLAAGFRIGVKDGRAFYDYSSDSLAELFAAYVNPRTAAILKGAVQGTNE; this comes from the coding sequence ATGGATGTCCAGTTGCAGGAATTGATCGACAAAATAAAAAAAGACGGAGTGGCGAGCGCGGAAGCTTCTGCGGCCGAGATACTCGCCGACGCCGAAAAAAAAGCGCGAGCCGTCGTTTCCGATGCGGAGCAAAAAGCCGAAGGCATCATCAAAAATGCGAAAGCCGAAACCGGGCGCATGGAAAAAGCGAGCGAAGACGCGATCGCGCAGGCGGGACGCAATATGATTTTGTCGTTCCGTGATTCCCTTATCGCCGAGCTCGACAGAATTATTAAGACGGAAACGGCGAAAGCGTATTCGAAAGAGCTGCTCGTAAATCTTATCCCCGAAACGGTAAAAGCGTGGACGAAACACGCCGATGCGGAAGAGCTTTCCGTTTTGCTTTCCGAAAAGGATTTGAAAGAACTCGAATCGGCTCTTACGTCCGCGCTCAAAGACGAAATCGCAAAGGGGCTCGTGCTCAAAAGCGATAAAACGCTCGCGGCCGGTTTCAGGATCGGAGTTAAAGACGGCAGGGCATTTTACGATTATTCTTCGGATTCCCTTGCCGAATTGTTCGCAGCCTACGTCAATCCGCGCACTGCAGCCATCTTAAAAGGCGCCGTTCAAGGGACAAACGAGTGA
- a CDS encoding V-type ATP synthase subunit B — MNKIYSRIESITGNVITVKADNVRYGELAEIETRFGKSLAEVNKIDGEVVSLQVFAGGRGISTGDHVKFLGHRMEVSFSENLLGRIFNGSASPRDAGPALTDNLVTIGGPSVNPSKRIMANRMIRTGIPMIDMFNTLVVSQKLPIFSISGEPYNQLLARIAMQAEVDVIVLGGMGLKYDDYLYFKNTLENGGAMSRTVMFIHTAADPTVECMKVPDLSLAVAEQFALQGKDVLVLLTDMTNFADAMKEIAITQEQVPSNRGYPGDLYSQLASRYEKAVDFEGAGSVTVLAVTTMPGDDVTHPVPDNTGYITEGQYYLKGGRIEPFGSLSRLKQNVNGKTRDDHRALMDGMIRLYSSYKDTLEKKSMGFMMSAWDNKLIKYGKEFEDEMMDLSKNISLEDALDSGWKILADCFDKEETGIKTGLLDKYWPKRD, encoded by the coding sequence ATGAATAAAATATATTCGCGAATCGAATCGATCACCGGCAACGTCATCACGGTAAAAGCCGACAACGTCCGCTACGGAGAACTCGCGGAAATCGAAACGAGATTCGGAAAATCGCTTGCGGAAGTCAATAAAATCGACGGAGAAGTCGTGTCGCTGCAGGTTTTCGCCGGCGGCCGCGGCATTTCTACGGGCGATCATGTTAAATTTCTCGGACACCGGATGGAAGTGAGTTTCAGTGAAAATCTGCTCGGCCGCATTTTCAACGGCTCCGCATCTCCCCGCGACGCGGGACCTGCTCTTACGGACAACCTCGTAACGATAGGCGGGCCTTCGGTCAATCCTTCCAAGCGCATTATGGCAAACCGCATGATCCGCACGGGTATCCCGATGATCGACATGTTCAATACGCTCGTCGTTTCGCAAAAGCTGCCGATATTCAGCATTTCGGGAGAACCGTACAACCAGTTGCTCGCGCGCATTGCGATGCAGGCGGAAGTCGACGTCATCGTGCTCGGCGGTATGGGCTTAAAGTACGACGATTACCTGTACTTTAAAAACACGCTCGAAAACGGCGGAGCGATGAGCCGCACCGTTATGTTTATCCACACGGCCGCCGATCCGACGGTCGAATGCATGAAAGTGCCCGATTTGAGCCTTGCCGTCGCCGAACAGTTTGCGCTGCAGGGCAAAGACGTGCTCGTCCTTTTGACCGATATGACGAACTTCGCCGACGCGATGAAAGAGATCGCTATCACGCAGGAACAGGTTCCGTCGAACCGCGGTTATCCCGGCGACTTGTACAGTCAGCTCGCTTCCCGCTACGAAAAAGCCGTCGACTTCGAAGGCGCGGGGTCGGTAACCGTCCTCGCCGTGACGACGATGCCCGGAGACGACGTAACGCATCCCGTGCCCGACAATACGGGCTATATCACCGAAGGGCAGTATTATCTCAAGGGCGGCCGCATCGAACCGTTCGGAAGTCTTTCGCGCTTAAAGCAGAACGTCAACGGAAAGACGAGGGACGATCATCGCGCTCTCATGGACGGCATGATACGCCTGTATTCTTCGTATAAAGATACGCTTGAAAAAAAATCGATGGGCTTTATGATGAGCGCGTGGGACAACAAGCTCATCAAATACGGCAAAGAATTCGAAGACGAAATGATGGATCTGTCGAAAAACATATCGCTCGAAGACGCCCTCGATTCGGGCTGGAAGATTCTCGCCGACTGTTTCGACAAAGAGGAAACGGGTATAAAAACGGGACTGCTCGATAAGTATTGGCCGAAAAGGGATTAA
- the ispG gene encoding flavodoxin-dependent (E)-4-hydroxy-3-methylbut-2-enyl-diphosphate synthase produces MTKKVYLGGNGKTERIAVGGGEPVSVQTMWKKSIVGLDADSEKREALVEEIHALKGIGCDIVRFAVPDMESARALCAIAAECTVPLVADIHFDYRLALECLRGNVAAIRINPGNIGSRENVEKVVASCREKNAAIRIGVNTGSFPKDLAAKVEAGSMSRAEALSETASREAAVFDELGFTQFVVSMKASSVSETIEANEVFAKKYDIPLHIGVTEAGPLITGIVKSTLAFGALLSKGIGDTIRVSLSSSPENEVIAGREILVECGKREGGVKLISCPRCGRIGFDVHAFVEKWQRELLSLDKNISVAVMGCVVNGPGEGKHADLGIAGSGNKVVIFKKGKIVRTVDAKDADKVFREELNTL; encoded by the coding sequence ATGACGAAAAAAGTCTATCTCGGCGGAAACGGTAAAACGGAGCGCATTGCCGTCGGCGGCGGAGAGCCCGTTTCGGTACAGACGATGTGGAAAAAATCCATCGTCGGTTTGGACGCCGATTCGGAAAAGCGCGAAGCGCTCGTAGAAGAAATACACGCACTCAAAGGGATAGGCTGCGATATCGTGCGTTTTGCCGTTCCCGATATGGAAAGCGCGCGCGCACTCTGCGCGATAGCCGCCGAATGCACGGTACCTCTCGTCGCCGATATTCACTTCGACTACCGGCTCGCCCTCGAATGTCTTCGCGGCAACGTCGCCGCGATCCGCATCAACCCCGGCAATATCGGTTCTCGTGAAAACGTCGAAAAGGTCGTCGCTTCGTGCCGCGAAAAAAACGCCGCGATCAGAATCGGCGTCAATACGGGAAGTTTTCCGAAAGACCTTGCGGCGAAAGTTGAAGCGGGTTCCATGTCGAGAGCGGAAGCGCTTTCCGAAACGGCATCGCGCGAAGCCGCCGTATTCGACGAACTCGGTTTTACGCAGTTTGTCGTCAGCATGAAAGCGTCTTCGGTAAGTGAAACGATCGAAGCGAACGAAGTATTTGCAAAAAAATACGATATACCCCTTCACATCGGAGTGACGGAAGCGGGACCGCTCATCACCGGCATCGTAAAGAGCACGCTCGCTTTCGGCGCCCTGCTTTCAAAAGGCATCGGAGATACGATCCGCGTAAGCCTTTCCTCATCCCCCGAAAACGAAGTGATAGCCGGCCGCGAAATACTTGTAGAATGCGGAAAAAGAGAGGGCGGCGTAAAGCTCATTTCCTGTCCGAGGTGCGGGAGGATCGGATTCGACGTGCACGCCTTTGTCGAAAAATGGCAAAGAGAACTTTTATCGCTCGATAAAAACATAAGCGTCGCTGTTATGGGCTGCGTCGTAAACGGACCGGGAGAGGGAAAACACGCGGACTTGGGGATAGCGGGGTCGGGCAATAAAGTCGTCATATTTAAAAAAGGAAAAATAGTGCGAACCGTCGACGCAAAAGATGCCGATAAAGTATTCAGAGAAGAATTGAACACGCTGTAA
- a CDS encoding V-type ATP synthase subunit A, whose translation MTGTKAKVVGVNGNMVSIAFDGNISMNEVGYVNVEGKRLKGEVIRIRGDGAQMQIYEMTNGIRSGDTVEFDGDLLCAELGPGLLGQVYDGLQNPLPLVAEQAGFFLERGVYVDPLSKATKWDFTPSAKVGDVVYRGDAVGSVPEGPFTHKILVPFDMYGSYTVKKIVPAGSYTIQDEIAVLEDEKGETHTITMTFKWPVKRAVDCYAERLAPSDAMVTKIRLIDTFFPVALGGTYCIPGPFGAGKTVIQHTTSRNAEVDIVIIAACGERAGEVVETIKDFPKLIDPRTGESLMKRTIIICNTSSMPVASREASVYTSVTLAEYYRQMGLNVLLLADSTSRWAQALREMSGRLEEIPGEEAFPAYLESYIAAFYERAGIVRLRDGKTGSVTIGGTVSPAGGNFDEPVTQATLKVVGAFHGLARERSDARKYPAIDPLNSWSKYKSVIREDRVDFARALFRSGQEVNQMMKVVGEEGTTTEDYIEYLKSDFLDSVYFQQNSFDEVDNSVSVERQTYTLEKVLRILGSDFDLKTKDDARSYFNSLRQLFIDWNYSTWKDDSFTDIEKKIDELYAQKNGKLQKEAAALLKDGE comes from the coding sequence ATGACGGGTACTAAAGCGAAAGTAGTCGGCGTCAACGGCAATATGGTTTCGATAGCCTTTGACGGCAACATTTCGATGAACGAAGTCGGCTACGTAAACGTCGAAGGCAAACGGCTCAAAGGCGAAGTCATCCGTATACGCGGCGACGGCGCTCAAATGCAGATTTACGAAATGACGAACGGCATACGTTCGGGCGATACCGTCGAATTCGACGGCGACCTTTTGTGCGCCGAACTCGGTCCCGGTTTGCTCGGTCAAGTGTACGACGGTTTGCAAAATCCGCTGCCGCTCGTCGCGGAACAGGCGGGCTTTTTTCTCGAGCGGGGCGTCTACGTCGACCCTCTTTCCAAAGCGACGAAGTGGGATTTTACGCCGTCGGCAAAAGTCGGCGATGTTGTATACCGCGGAGATGCCGTCGGCTCGGTTCCCGAAGGCCCCTTTACGCATAAAATTCTCGTACCCTTCGATATGTACGGCTCTTATACCGTAAAGAAAATCGTACCTGCGGGATCGTACACGATTCAAGATGAAATCGCAGTCCTCGAAGACGAAAAGGGCGAGACGCATACGATTACGATGACGTTCAAGTGGCCGGTAAAACGCGCCGTCGACTGCTATGCCGAACGCCTCGCGCCGTCTGACGCGATGGTTACGAAAATACGTCTCATCGATACGTTTTTTCCCGTTGCGCTCGGCGGAACCTATTGCATACCCGGCCCCTTCGGCGCGGGTAAAACGGTTATCCAGCATACGACGAGCCGCAACGCCGAAGTCGATATCGTCATCATCGCAGCCTGCGGCGAGCGTGCGGGCGAAGTCGTCGAAACGATCAAAGATTTTCCGAAGCTCATCGATCCGCGTACCGGAGAATCGCTCATGAAGCGGACGATCATCATCTGCAATACGTCGTCCATGCCCGTCGCCTCTCGCGAAGCGTCCGTCTATACGAGCGTTACGCTTGCCGAATACTATCGCCAGATGGGTCTCAACGTGCTTTTGCTTGCCGATTCCACTTCTCGCTGGGCGCAGGCTCTGCGCGAAATGAGCGGCCGCCTCGAAGAGATTCCGGGCGAAGAAGCGTTTCCCGCCTACCTCGAATCCTATATCGCAGCCTTTTACGAACGCGCCGGTATCGTGCGCCTGCGCGACGGCAAAACGGGTTCGGTTACTATCGGCGGTACGGTTTCTCCCGCCGGCGGCAACTTCGACGAACCGGTTACGCAGGCGACGCTCAAAGTCGTCGGCGCTTTTCACGGACTCGCGCGCGAGCGGAGCGATGCCCGAAAATACCCCGCGATCGACCCGCTCAATTCGTGGTCGAAATACAAAAGCGTTATCCGCGAAGACCGGGTCGATTTCGCACGCGCTCTCTTCAGAAGCGGACAGGAAGTCAATCAGATGATGAAAGTCGTCGGTGAAGAGGGAACGACGACCGAAGATTATATCGAATACCTCAAAAGCGATTTTCTCGATTCGGTGTATTTTCAGCAAAACTCTTTCGACGAAGTCGACAATTCGGTCAGCGTCGAACGCCAAACCTATACGCTTGAAAAAGTGCTTCGCATCCTCGGATCCGATTTCGATTTGAAGACGAAAGACGATGCGCGCTCTTATTTCAATTCTCTGCGCCAGCTCTTTATCGACTGGAACTATTCGACGTGGAAGGACGACTCGTTTACCGATATCGAAAAAAAGATCGACGAACTCTACGCGCAAAAAAACGGCAAACTGCAAAAAGAAGCGGCGGCACTGCTCAAGGACGGTGAATGA
- a CDS encoding alpha/beta hydrolase, whose translation MRMVIIAFSICAALFAVLTLLVYAFLFRPTVVRRKKRAPEIFEDVPALAPYLAELHSAVDSFHRMEKENVCITSCDGIELAAWYVRAEGAQGTVVCMHGYHGSPMSDFSLAVQFFHERGWNVLLPHERAHGESGGNCLTFGIKERFDCRDWAAAIDKKNGGALPIILYGVSMGASTVLMASSTGLSENVKCIIADCGYTSPRDEIAHVLKASYHLPLFPTLAISDMLARSIADFSLSEYSTLDALAENKIPVLFVHGDADTFVPLYMSEKNYEACKAPKELLIIKGSPHAVNYALGRKGYEKKIIEFMDKYAVKKVQG comes from the coding sequence ATGCGTATGGTCATTATCGCTTTCAGTATCTGCGCGGCTTTGTTCGCCGTCCTGACGCTGCTCGTGTACGCTTTTCTCTTCCGTCCGACGGTTGTCAGGCGAAAGAAAAGGGCGCCTGAAATTTTTGAAGATGTGCCCGCTCTCGCGCCGTACCTTGCGGAGCTCCACAGCGCCGTCGATTCGTTTCATCGCATGGAAAAGGAAAACGTTTGTATCACATCCTGTGACGGCATCGAACTTGCCGCATGGTACGTGCGTGCGGAAGGTGCACAGGGAACCGTTGTCTGTATGCACGGCTATCACGGAAGTCCGATGAGCGATTTTTCGCTTGCCGTACAGTTTTTTCATGAACGGGGATGGAACGTTTTGCTGCCGCACGAAAGAGCGCACGGGGAAAGCGGCGGCAACTGTCTCACGTTCGGCATAAAAGAGCGCTTCGACTGCCGCGATTGGGCGGCGGCGATCGATAAAAAAAACGGAGGGGCGCTCCCGATCATACTCTACGGCGTTTCGATGGGAGCTTCTACGGTGCTCATGGCATCAAGCACGGGGCTTTCCGAAAACGTTAAATGTATCATCGCCGACTGCGGCTATACTTCGCCTCGTGATGAAATCGCGCACGTACTGAAAGCATCGTATCACCTCCCGCTTTTTCCGACTCTCGCGATTTCCGATATGCTCGCCCGCTCGATCGCGGATTTCAGCTTGAGCGAATATTCGACGCTCGATGCGCTTGCCGAAAATAAAATCCCCGTGCTTTTTGTCCACGGAGATGCGGACACTTTCGTGCCGTTGTATATGTCGGAAAAAAATTACGAAGCGTGCAAAGCACCGAAAGAACTGCTCATTATTAAAGGTTCTCCTCACGCGGTTAACTACGCGCTCGGCAGAAAGGGATACGAAAAAAAGATAATCGAATTTATGGACAAGTACGCCGTAAAAAAAGTACAAGGATAA
- a CDS encoding V-type ATP synthase subunit I yields MIVAMKKVSVVILEKEKKDALEKLRKLGVMHLESLEGESEKLSALKESFSCAQNAYAILSEIKAPKTSRAENLDEAGVAEKSKTVTSLFDEKKSLIDALGADTVELERFAKWGSVDPDDFAYLSEKGIALSMYEMPADLYTALDDSIDTVLVNTGKRDVRFLLIGKERPENLPPEAFEVPLPKIATEKLSEQIEGNIKRIREIETELAAQAVYGRQIDSYAKKLAKEIEFENVYAGMGKENEGKESDLAWLSGYVPSDGFSALEEAAKQNGWALSSSEVEETDDPPTKLKNNPLVSIIYPLTDFLGTVPGYREFDISGWFLFFFTIFFGMIFGDAGYGLIMLALALAVTVKSKAAGKKTNPMMSLLALLSFSTVVWGTLTCTWFGIAADKLPSWLTSLSIPPISSAYASRYDGVHSLLTTDQNLQVFCFTLALVQLTVAHIKCFINDIRSPKCIGDLGSMLMLWGMFYIVLMLVISGEIFSLDKVVYGIPVGRVSLALVGGGFLMSFVFSNYDGSVGRAVLESCKNIISVVLGVVNVFSDIVSYIRLWAVALAGSAISSTVNTMAGPLLGHAIFFVAALVLLVTGHGLNVALNVLSVIVHGVRLNTLEFSSHLGMSWSGYKYEPFREAAL; encoded by the coding sequence ATGATCGTAGCGATGAAAAAAGTTTCCGTCGTCATTCTCGAAAAAGAAAAAAAAGACGCGCTCGAAAAATTGCGTAAGCTCGGCGTCATGCACTTGGAAAGCCTTGAAGGTGAAAGCGAAAAGCTTTCCGCTTTGAAAGAAAGTTTTTCATGCGCGCAAAACGCATACGCGATCCTTTCCGAGATAAAAGCGCCGAAAACATCCCGCGCCGAAAACCTCGATGAAGCCGGAGTCGCCGAAAAAAGCAAAACGGTTACATCTCTTTTCGACGAAAAAAAATCGCTCATCGATGCGCTCGGCGCCGACACCGTCGAACTCGAACGCTTTGCAAAGTGGGGCAGTGTCGATCCGGACGATTTCGCTTATCTTTCCGAAAAAGGAATAGCGCTTTCGATGTACGAAATGCCGGCCGATTTATACACCGCTTTGGACGATTCCATCGATACGGTGCTCGTCAATACCGGAAAGCGCGATGTACGATTTTTGCTTATCGGAAAAGAGCGGCCTGAAAATCTTCCGCCCGAAGCCTTTGAAGTGCCGCTTCCGAAAATCGCTACGGAAAAACTTTCCGAGCAAATCGAAGGCAATATAAAACGCATCCGTGAAATCGAAACCGAACTTGCGGCACAGGCGGTGTATGGACGACAGATCGATTCGTATGCGAAAAAGCTCGCAAAAGAGATCGAATTCGAAAACGTGTATGCGGGTATGGGAAAAGAAAACGAAGGCAAAGAGAGCGATCTCGCGTGGCTTTCAGGCTATGTTCCGTCCGACGGCTTTTCCGCTTTGGAAGAGGCGGCGAAACAAAACGGCTGGGCGCTTTCTTCGAGCGAAGTCGAAGAGACCGATGATCCGCCGACAAAGCTTAAAAACAATCCGCTCGTAAGCATCATCTATCCGCTCACCGATTTTCTCGGCACCGTTCCGGGCTACCGCGAATTCGATATTTCCGGATGGTTTTTGTTTTTCTTTACGATCTTTTTCGGCATGATTTTCGGCGACGCGGGTTACGGACTCATTATGCTCGCTCTTGCGCTCGCCGTAACGGTCAAATCGAAGGCTGCAGGCAAAAAAACGAATCCGATGATGAGTCTCCTTGCGCTCCTTTCTTTTTCGACGGTCGTGTGGGGAACGCTTACGTGTACGTGGTTCGGCATTGCCGCCGACAAGCTTCCCTCATGGCTCACTTCTCTTTCGATTCCGCCGATTTCTTCGGCATACGCTTCCCGCTACGACGGCGTGCACAGTCTCCTTACGACCGATCAAAATCTGCAAGTGTTTTGCTTTACGCTCGCGCTCGTGCAGCTGACGGTCGCTCACATCAAGTGCTTTATAAACGACATACGCTCTCCGAAGTGCATAGGAGACTTGGGTTCCATGCTCATGCTGTGGGGTATGTTTTACATCGTGCTCATGCTCGTCATCAGCGGGGAAATCTTTTCGCTCGATAAAGTCGTGTACGGTATTCCCGTCGGCCGCGTTTCGCTCGCGCTCGTCGGAGGCGGCTTTTTGATGAGCTTCGTGTTTTCGAATTACGACGGCAGTGTCGGAAGGGCGGTGCTCGAAAGCTGTAAAAACATCATTTCGGTAGTGCTCGGTGTCGTAAACGTATTTTCGGATATCGTGTCGTATATCCGCCTGTGGGCGGTCGCTTTGGCCGGCAGCGCGATTTCGAGTACGGTCAACACGATGGCGGGTCCGCTTTTGGGACACGCGATTTTCTTTGTCGCCGCACTCGTCCTGCTCGTAACGGGGCACGGACTTAACGTCGCATTGAACGTGCTTTCGGTTATCGTTCATGGCGTGCGTTTGAATACGCTTGAATTTTCAAGCCACCTCGGTATGTCGTGGTCGGGATATAAATATGAGCCGTTCAGAGAAGCGGCGTTATAG
- a CDS encoding V-type sodium ATPase K subunit (produces ATP from ADP in the presence of a proton gradient across the membrane; the K subunit is a nonenzymatic component which binds the dimeric form by interacting with the G and E subunits), with product MNLGMLGAGVVMGLAAIGSAFGIGIAGQGAIGAWKRCYVNNKPAPFILTVFAGAPLTQTIYGFLLTRSILDSGQNPLFLLGLGVAAGLAMGASAVAQGQAGAAGSDALGETGKGFASYIMVVGLCETVALFVMAFGIGFCR from the coding sequence ATGAATTTGGGAATGCTTGGTGCAGGTGTCGTGATGGGGCTCGCCGCTATCGGAAGCGCGTTCGGAATCGGTATCGCAGGTCAAGGCGCGATCGGTGCATGGAAACGCTGTTACGTAAACAATAAGCCCGCGCCTTTTATCCTCACCGTCTTTGCAGGCGCACCTCTGACGCAGACGATTTACGGATTTCTTTTGACGAGGAGCATCCTCGATTCGGGTCAAAATCCGCTGTTTTTACTCGGACTCGGCGTTGCCGCAGGACTTGCGATGGGCGCGTCTGCCGTCGCTCAGGGACAGGCGGGAGCAGCCGGTTCGGATGCGCTCGGGGAAACGGGCAAAGGCTTTGCGAGCTATATCATGGTCGTCGGTCTTTGCGAAACCGTCGCTCTCTTTGTCATGGCTTTCGGCATCGGTTTTTGCCGATAA